The Acomys russatus chromosome 1, mAcoRus1.1, whole genome shotgun sequence genome has a window encoding:
- the Ccnk gene encoding cyclin-K yields the protein MKENKENSSPSITSANLDHTKPCWYWDKKDLAHTPSQLEGLDPATEARYRREGARFIFDVGTRLGLHYDTLATGIIYFHRFYMFHSFKQFPRYVTGACCLFLAGKVEETPKKCKDIIKTARSLLNDVQFGQFGDDPKEEVMVLERILLQTIKFDLQVEHPYQFLLKYAKQLKGDKNKIQKLVQMAWTFVNDSLCTTLSLQWEPEIIAVAVMYLAGRLCKFEIQEWTSKPMYRRWWEQFVQDVPVDVLEDICHQILDLYSQGKQQMPHHTPHQLQQPPSLQPTPPQVPQVPQSQPSQGSEAAQPQQKDSQQSAQQQQQQQQQQQQQQAQQPKKPSPQPSPPRQAKRAVVVSPKEENKASEPPPPPKIPKLEATHPPLPPAHPPPDRKPPLAPALSEAEATGPVEASDLPKVQIPPPAHPAPVHQPPPLPHRPPPPPPSSYITGMSTTSSYMSGEGYQSLQSMMKTEGPSYGALPPAYGPPAHLPYHPHVYPPNPPPPPVPPPPASFPPPTIPPPTPGYPPPPPTYNPNFPPPPPRLPPTHAVPPHPPPGLGLPPASYPPPAVPPGGQPPVPPPIPPPGMPPVGGLGRAAWMR from the exons atgaaggagaacaaagaaaattcaagCCCTTCAATCACGTCAGCAAACCTGGACCACACAAAACCATGTTGGTACTGGGATAAGAAGGACTTGGCGCATACACCCTCACAACTTGAAGGACTTGATCCAGCCACTGAGGCCCGGTACCGCCGAGAGGGTGCTCGCTTCATCTTTGATGTGGGCACACGTTTAGGGTT ACATTATGACACCCTGGCAACTGGAATCATTTATTTTCATCGATTCTATATGTTTCATTCCTTCAAGCAGTTCCCAAGATAC GTGACAGGAGCTTGTTGTCTCTTTCTGGCTGGGAAAGTAGAAGAAACGccaaaaaaatgtaaagatatcATCAAAACAGCTCGTAGTTTGTTAAATGATGTCCAATTCGGACAGTTTGGAGATGACCCAAAG GAAGaagtcatggtgctggagaggatcTTACTGCAGACCATAAAGTTTGATTTACAAGTGGAGCATCCATACCAGTTCCTGCTCAAATACGCAAAGCAGCTCAAag gtgataaaaacaaaattcagaagTTGGTTCAAATGGCGTGGACATTTGTAAATGACAG TCTCTGCACCACCCTGTCACTGCAGTGGGAACCAGAGATCATAGCTGTCGCAGTAATGTATCTCGCGGGACGTTTATGCAAATTTGAAATACAGGAGTGGACCTCCAAGCCCATGTACAGGAGATGGTGGGAACAGTTTGTTCAAGATGTCCCTGTTGACGTTCTGGAAG ACATCTGCCACCAAATCCTGGATCTTTACTCACAAGGGAAACAACAGATGCCTCATCACACTCCTCATCAGCTGCAGCAGCCCCCATCTCTTCAGCCTACACCACCACAAGTGCCACAGGTGCCACAGTCACAACCATCTCAAGGCTCAGAAGCGGCCCAGCCtcagcagaaagactcacagcagtcagcgcagcagcagcagcagcagcagcagcagcaacaacaacaacaggcacAGCAACCCAAGAAACCATCCCCTCAGCCCAGCCCTCCCCGACAGGCCAAGCGTGCTGTG GTAGTTTCTCCCAAGGAAGAGAACAAAGCCTCAG aaccaccaccaccacctaaaaTTCCCAAACTTGAGGCTACTCACCCACCATTGCCTCCAGCGCACCCGCCTCCAG ACCGGAAGCCTCCCCTCGCTCCTGCCTTAAGTGAGGCTGAAGCAACTGGTCCTGTGGAAGCAAGTGACCTCCCCAAAGTCCAGATTCCTCCTCCAGCACACCCAGCCCCTGTGCACCAGCCCCCACCATTGCCACATCGGCCTCCACCCCCGCCACCCTCCAGCTACATAACTGGGATGTCTACCACCAGCTCCTACATGTCAGGAGAGGGCTACCAGAGCCTTCAGTCCATGATGAAGACAGAAGGTCCCTCCTATGGTGCCCTGCCTCCAGCCTATGGCCCACCTGCTCACCTTCCCTACCACCCCCATGTTTACCCCCCCaacccacctccacctcctgttCCTCCACCCCCAGCTTCCTTTCCCCCACCCACCATTCCCCCCCCTACCCCAGGATACCCTCCACCACCTCCTACCTACAACCCCaatttcccacccccacccccacgcctgCCCCCAACTCATGCAgtccctcctcaccctcctccagGCTTGGGTTTGCCACCAGCCAGCTACCCACCTCCAGCTGTTCCCCCTGGAGGGCAGCCCCCTGTCCCCCCACCTATCCCCCCACCTGGAATGCCGCCTGTGGGGGGCCTAGGGCGGGCAGCCTGGATGAGATAA